The sequence TCGTCAATCGCGTCTCACCCCCTAGTGAACTCCCAAAGCGACGCCTATCGCGCCAAAAGATTGGATTATCATCCGCACCTGAAGCCGACGACAATGTGCTTCTCGTCGACAAGAACATTGAGCCGATCGCCGCGCACGTCGGCGCTGGTGGGGATGCCCGGTCCGCTTGGTCTAACGGTTTTCGCTCCAGCAATAAGCCGCACTTCCTCGGCGAGTTCTGCCGAAAAAGGCTTGCCGATCATGCGGCGGCACGGATCCGGGTCGCAGGCCTGCGCAGGCACGGCCAATAGAAGCGCAACCAGCAGCACCGGCCAGCAGATCCTTCTCAAGGCAAATGCTCCCGCATTCGATCCGCCGCGCGCACATCCTGTTGATACAATCGAGCATCGCGGCTAAGTTGTGCATCGTCAATTGGGATTTTCTCATGCAATTGAAAAACGGAAAATCGTT comes from Bradyrhizobium sp. CCGE-LA001 and encodes:
- a CDS encoding I78 family peptidase inhibitor — translated: MLLVALLLAVPAQACDPDPCRRMIGKPFSAELAEEVRLIAGAKTVRPSGPGIPTSADVRGDRLNVLVDEKHIVVGFRCG